The Gordonibacter urolithinfaciens genome contains a region encoding:
- a CDS encoding LysR family transcriptional regulator, which translates to MDIEVYREFMALAAHKSFVSAARDLNMSQPSLSRHMNALSNDLGCRLFYDTRPLSLTAAGEVVLKHAGKIIGDQANMLAELRALPAGGSDRILILDLLHTNALYVGINEVVARAKERFAGLRVEFVNMDNSGLGGQQMVDAGKVDVAFETIISENPPTELHVSDSVEAIWIPEFHGELVAGVSRTSPLAAKGQLSLADLAQSRFILQANRYSERFREDFIALCREVGFYPNITLVPTDNPLEFYATDPGDGIHLLTKVDRKYKPLMSDMLKQHVVILPFADKKRYVDAFALMDSDPGRPDLEYFAELLREHAERFRSADAPADA; encoded by the coding sequence ATGGACATCGAGGTGTACCGGGAATTCATGGCGCTCGCCGCCCACAAGAGCTTCGTGTCGGCCGCCCGCGACCTGAACATGTCGCAGCCCTCGCTGAGCCGGCACATGAACGCCCTCTCCAACGACCTGGGATGCCGGCTCTTCTACGACACCCGTCCTTTGAGCCTCACGGCAGCCGGCGAGGTGGTGCTCAAGCATGCGGGCAAGATCATCGGCGACCAGGCGAACATGCTCGCCGAGCTGCGCGCGCTTCCTGCGGGCGGCAGCGATCGCATCCTCATCCTCGACCTGCTGCACACCAACGCGCTCTACGTGGGCATCAACGAGGTCGTCGCCCGCGCCAAGGAGCGCTTCGCCGGGCTGCGCGTGGAGTTCGTCAACATGGACAACTCCGGGCTGGGCGGGCAGCAGATGGTGGATGCCGGCAAGGTGGACGTCGCCTTCGAGACCATCATCTCCGAGAACCCGCCCACGGAGCTCCATGTGTCCGACTCGGTGGAGGCCATCTGGATTCCCGAGTTCCACGGCGAGCTCGTGGCCGGCGTCTCGCGCACCTCGCCGCTGGCGGCCAAGGGGCAGCTCTCGCTTGCCGACCTTGCGCAATCCCGCTTCATCCTGCAGGCAAACCGCTACAGCGAGCGGTTCCGCGAGGACTTCATCGCGCTGTGCCGCGAGGTGGGCTTCTATCCCAACATCACGCTCGTTCCCACCGACAACCCGTTGGAATTCTACGCCACCGACCCAGGCGACGGCATCCACCTGCTCACCAAGGTGGACCGGAAGTACAAGCCCCTCATGTCCGACATGCTCAAGCAGCATGTGGTCATCCTTCCCTTCGCGGATAAGAAGCGCTACGTGGACGCCTTCGCGCTCATGGACAGCGACCCCGGACGCCCCGACCTCGAGTACTTTGCCGAGCTTCTACGGGAGCACGCCGAGCGGTTCCGCTCGGCGGATGCCCCCGCCGACGCCTGA
- a CDS encoding FAD-binding protein, which produces MSALSKVWVVSEAPERFAALGAVGRRLGERVEAVAVGEGAAQAAASCGAEAVYTVAVPEGGLVEDCAAAIAGAAGEHAPRAVLFAAGKRTRLMAARVAAELGTRVLNDVGRIWVDDDGALLAEHMVYGGKAFAVERVREGCAVALLAEGLLVSEPVVEGAAQEAAVSELPAASAAASARLVERRPRTVEPVNLAAARRVVSVGRGVAAQEDLALVDELAAALEAEVGCTRPVAEGSGWMARERYIGVSGALLKPDLFVAVGLSGQIQHMVGANSAKTIVAVNKDKNAPVFKQCDYGIVADLYEVLPKLSAALGV; this is translated from the coding sequence ATGAGTGCATTGAGCAAGGTATGGGTGGTGAGCGAGGCTCCCGAGCGCTTCGCCGCGCTCGGCGCCGTGGGCCGTCGGCTGGGCGAGCGGGTCGAGGCCGTGGCCGTGGGCGAGGGCGCGGCGCAGGCGGCCGCAAGCTGCGGGGCCGAGGCCGTCTATACGGTCGCGGTTCCCGAGGGCGGCCTGGTGGAGGACTGCGCGGCGGCGATTGCCGGCGCGGCGGGGGAGCACGCTCCGCGCGCCGTGCTGTTCGCCGCGGGCAAGCGCACGCGGCTCATGGCGGCGCGCGTGGCTGCGGAGCTGGGCACGCGGGTGCTGAACGACGTGGGGCGCATCTGGGTGGACGATGACGGCGCCCTGCTGGCCGAGCACATGGTGTACGGCGGCAAGGCGTTCGCCGTCGAGCGGGTGCGGGAGGGCTGCGCGGTGGCCCTGCTCGCCGAGGGCCTGCTGGTTTCCGAGCCGGTCGTCGAAGGCGCCGCGCAGGAAGCGGCGGTTTCGGAGCTGCCGGCCGCGTCCGCTGCGGCATCGGCGAGGCTCGTCGAGCGCAGGCCGCGCACGGTGGAGCCCGTGAACCTCGCGGCCGCACGGCGCGTGGTGAGCGTGGGGCGCGGCGTGGCTGCGCAGGAGGACCTTGCGCTCGTGGACGAGCTGGCCGCCGCGCTCGAGGCCGAGGTGGGCTGCACGCGCCCCGTGGCCGAGGGGTCGGGCTGGATGGCGCGCGAACGCTACATCGGCGTGTCGGGCGCCCTGCTCAAGCCCGACCTGTTCGTGGCCGTGGGCCTGTCGGGCCAGATCCAGCATATGGTGGGCGCTAACAGCGCCAAGACCATCGTGGCCGTCAACAAGGACAAGAACGCCCCGGTGTTCAAGCAGTGCGACTACGGTATCGTGGCCGACCTGTACGAGGTGCTGCCCAAGCTCTCGGCCGCGCTCGGGGTGTAA
- a CDS encoding acyl-CoA dehydrogenase — protein MDFKKTEEQELLLDSLKTVMERGNFEDYFKECDRNHEYPQKAVDALVEAGFTTLGIPEEFGGTPTDTLTQVMVAEEAHALGYPSLCWINFATEVDDILTFGSKEQQEKILGYALEGRKPFTLGFTESQAGSDSAAMATTATKRDGKVYINGNKTFNTSADRAPYMLCVCRSGVNESPYKDFSMYLFPMDRPGVAIEKLDKIGNNMCGTYEVHLDDVECEEADLVGEECKGFYQLMKNFEVERLTICAANVGMARCAYDEALRYAAQRMQFGKTIGSFQLVQEKLVDMRIKIENMQNLLYKTAWKKDNGESIMIDSSLVKRYTGQAAFEVIDDALQIMGGIGYTHDCRISRLWRDQRVYRIMAGTEEIMVHTAGRALIKEVQ, from the coding sequence ATGGACTTCAAGAAGACCGAGGAGCAGGAGCTTCTGCTCGACAGCCTGAAAACCGTCATGGAGCGGGGCAACTTCGAGGACTACTTCAAGGAGTGCGACCGCAACCACGAATACCCCCAGAAGGCCGTGGACGCCCTTGTGGAGGCCGGCTTTACCACCCTCGGCATTCCCGAGGAGTTCGGCGGCACGCCCACCGACACGCTCACCCAGGTCATGGTGGCCGAGGAGGCGCACGCGCTGGGCTACCCGTCGCTGTGCTGGATCAACTTCGCCACCGAGGTTGACGACATCCTCACGTTCGGCAGCAAGGAGCAGCAGGAGAAGATCTTGGGGTATGCGCTGGAGGGCAGGAAGCCCTTCACGCTCGGCTTCACCGAGTCGCAGGCGGGCTCTGACAGCGCCGCCATGGCCACCACGGCCACGAAGCGCGACGGCAAGGTGTACATAAACGGCAACAAGACGTTCAACACGAGCGCCGACCGCGCACCCTACATGCTGTGCGTGTGCCGCAGCGGCGTGAACGAGAGCCCCTACAAGGACTTCAGCATGTACCTGTTCCCGATGGACCGCCCGGGCGTGGCCATCGAGAAGCTGGATAAGATCGGCAACAACATGTGCGGCACCTACGAGGTGCACCTCGATGACGTGGAGTGCGAGGAGGCCGACCTGGTGGGCGAGGAGTGCAAGGGCTTCTACCAGCTCATGAAGAACTTCGAGGTGGAGCGGCTGACCATCTGCGCCGCCAACGTGGGCATGGCCCGCTGCGCGTACGACGAGGCCCTGCGCTACGCCGCCCAGCGCATGCAGTTCGGCAAGACCATCGGCAGCTTCCAGCTTGTCCAGGAGAAGCTCGTGGACATGCGCATAAAGATAGAGAACATGCAGAACCTGCTGTACAAGACCGCGTGGAAGAAGGACAACGGCGAGTCCATCATGATCGACTCGTCGCTCGTGAAACGCTACACCGGGCAGGCCGCCTTCGAGGTCATCGACGACGCCCTGCAGATCATGGGCGGCATCGGCTACACGCACGACTGCCGCATCTCGCGTTTGTGGCGAGACCAGCGCGTCTACCGCATCATGGCGGGCACCGAGGAGATCATGGTGCACACCGCCGGCCGCGCGCTCATCAAGGAAGTGCAGTAG
- the fixA gene encoding putative electron transfer flavoprotein FixA, which translates to MNIVACYKIVPDAQDIEAGADGALRLDRAQWVLGEYDLVAIEAAAQLAAATDGSAVLLSAGGEKLNDTKLVKAALSRGADELYRVVDPALEDADAFQTASVLAAALRKIDFDLVVCGEGSADRYSQQVGLLVGALLGLPVVNAAGSVRAEGGALSVERVLENEVEVLEIAPPAVVSMTSDAALPRIPQLKDILAAGKKPVTTWSLDEVGGMPESPVETVSVKAPASIARKGIVLEGATDENIGELVSGIRASR; encoded by the coding sequence ATGAACATCGTGGCATGCTACAAGATAGTCCCCGATGCCCAGGACATCGAGGCCGGCGCCGACGGGGCCCTGCGCCTCGACCGCGCGCAGTGGGTGCTCGGCGAGTACGACCTGGTGGCCATCGAGGCGGCGGCGCAGCTGGCCGCCGCCACCGACGGGAGCGCCGTGCTGCTCTCCGCCGGGGGCGAGAAGCTGAACGACACGAAGCTCGTGAAGGCCGCCTTGTCGCGCGGGGCCGACGAGCTGTACCGCGTGGTGGACCCGGCGCTCGAGGACGCCGATGCGTTCCAGACGGCCTCGGTGCTGGCCGCGGCGCTGCGCAAGATCGATTTCGACCTCGTGGTCTGCGGCGAGGGATCGGCTGACCGGTACTCCCAGCAGGTGGGCCTGCTCGTGGGCGCGCTGCTGGGCCTGCCCGTGGTGAACGCAGCGGGCAGCGTGCGCGCCGAGGGCGGCGCGCTTTCGGTGGAGCGCGTGCTGGAGAACGAGGTGGAGGTGCTCGAGATCGCGCCGCCGGCCGTGGTGTCCATGACCTCCGATGCCGCGCTTCCGCGCATCCCGCAGCTCAAGGACATCCTCGCCGCGGGCAAGAAGCCCGTGACCACGTGGAGCCTCGACGAGGTGGGGGGCATGCCCGAAAGCCCGGTGGAGACGGTTTCCGTGAAGGCGCCCGCGAGCATCGCGCGCAAGGGAATCGTGCTCGAAGGGGCGACGGACGAGAATATCGGCGAGCTGGTGTCCGGCATCCGGGCATCGCGGTAA
- a CDS encoding MFS transporter, with product MDYEARQGEAGAAPAAAARGARPKKLFYGYILIPVLGFMYFCSSGIVLPTATIVNPLMLQDASLGMNATMLGTGFSLFVLVQGLSAPLVGALIAKKGARFSMALGAAVMLLAMLALIFLVSSPVAYFLVFGIVTSAATMMVGQLAVQSTIGDWFVARRGVAMTAMMVLGASASFVGPPVVNAIVGATGGTWRSGWYLLVGLSAALIPVALLLVKNKPADLGQHPDGVADPSVLGGSGKGFKVYKNTDAVPFKRVARTPAFWLISLAATGGFASYTLATSQSALHFSSLGFDSGLVVAGVAVMGGVSLLGKLLLGMVSDRIEPIRLIVASTVILVVGILAGAAAQNEAMLFAFYVCVGFGFGGVNAVFPTAMANYFGASSFSKNLGTGIMITTVVASALPIASGAVFDATGTCTIAFYLTAGIVAACAACGLFVRIPRCDTETEAAVEAVAQ from the coding sequence ATGGACTACGAGGCGCGACAAGGGGAGGCGGGCGCGGCACCCGCTGCGGCGGCGCGGGGCGCGAGGCCGAAGAAGCTGTTCTATGGCTATATCTTGATCCCCGTGCTGGGGTTCATGTACTTCTGCTCTTCGGGCATCGTTTTGCCCACGGCCACCATCGTCAACCCGCTCATGCTCCAAGATGCGTCGCTTGGCATGAACGCCACCATGCTGGGAACGGGTTTTTCGCTGTTCGTGCTGGTGCAGGGGCTCTCGGCACCGCTCGTGGGGGCGCTCATCGCGAAGAAGGGCGCCCGGTTCAGCATGGCGCTCGGTGCAGCGGTCATGCTGCTGGCCATGCTCGCGCTGATATTCCTCGTGTCCTCGCCGGTGGCGTACTTCCTGGTGTTCGGCATCGTGACGAGCGCCGCCACCATGATGGTGGGCCAGCTGGCCGTGCAGAGCACGATCGGCGACTGGTTCGTGGCGCGCCGCGGCGTCGCCATGACCGCCATGATGGTTCTGGGAGCGAGCGCGTCGTTCGTGGGGCCGCCCGTCGTGAACGCCATCGTGGGCGCAACGGGCGGTACGTGGCGCAGCGGCTGGTACCTGCTGGTGGGCCTGAGCGCGGCGCTCATCCCCGTGGCGCTTCTGCTTGTGAAGAACAAGCCTGCCGACCTGGGGCAGCATCCCGACGGCGTCGCCGACCCGAGTGTGCTCGGCGGTAGCGGCAAGGGCTTCAAGGTGTACAAGAACACCGACGCCGTGCCGTTCAAGCGCGTGGCGAGGACACCGGCCTTCTGGCTCATCTCGCTGGCGGCCACGGGCGGGTTCGCGTCGTATACGCTGGCCACCTCGCAAAGCGCCCTGCACTTCTCCTCGCTCGGCTTCGACAGCGGGCTTGTGGTGGCGGGCGTGGCCGTCATGGGCGGTGTCAGCCTGCTGGGCAAGCTCCTTCTGGGCATGGTGTCCGACCGCATCGAGCCCATCAGGCTCATCGTGGCGTCCACGGTGATCTTGGTCGTGGGCATCCTGGCCGGCGCGGCGGCGCAGAACGAGGCGATGCTCTTCGCGTTCTACGTATGCGTGGGCTTCGGGTTCGGCGGCGTCAATGCCGTGTTTCCCACGGCCATGGCCAACTACTTCGGGGCCTCGTCGTTCTCCAAGAACCTGGGCACGGGCATCATGATCACCACGGTGGTGGCCTCTGCGCTGCCCATTGCGAGCGGAGCCGTGTTCGATGCGACGGGGACCTGCACGATCGCGTTCTACCTCACGGCGGGCATCGTCGCCGCGTGCGCGGCGTGCGGGCTCTTCGTGCGGATTCCGCGCTGCGATACGGAGACGGAGGCGGCGGTGGAAGCGGTTGCGCAGTAA
- a CDS encoding CoA transferase, producing MAKHADIPEFGNLQGVKVVVSAVSTAGPFAGELFAENGADVIWLEPPRGIDPYRWTQDGWGVQNERRNMRNLMLDVVSPEGHDVFLKLVETADIFIEASRGGQWEKWGYTDELLWEHNPKLVVGHMSGYGLTGDPAYVSLPGYDFTVNAFSGLMYLNGYKDGAPYMIQKFVTDYYAGLFAYGSALAAYVGALRTGRGESFDLAQYEAAVRCQAGLFCKWFDKQVQEERGAGAPRDNISAGAGYYECADGEGVYLFTAGQSTTKKAVEFFGLEYGSELFPEGIPSVGIDSPGAPVFDGAIEQYCAEHTAAEFAEAMAGIGIPCSVVMNYEMMESHPHYLARGTWTEWDTVDGRTVKGVASVPRFKNNPSQIWRGCPSQGMDNDDVLAEIGFDKGEIAAFYEKGILRKTDYVGGL from the coding sequence ATGGCAAAGCATGCCGACATACCGGAGTTCGGGAACCTGCAGGGCGTGAAGGTGGTGGTGTCGGCCGTCTCGACGGCCGGCCCCTTCGCCGGGGAGCTGTTCGCCGAGAACGGCGCCGACGTCATCTGGCTCGAGCCGCCCCGCGGTATCGACCCCTACCGTTGGACGCAGGACGGCTGGGGCGTGCAGAACGAGCGCCGGAACATGCGCAACCTCATGCTCGACGTCGTCTCGCCGGAGGGTCATGACGTGTTCCTGAAGCTCGTCGAGACCGCCGACATCTTCATCGAGGCTTCGCGCGGCGGGCAGTGGGAGAAGTGGGGCTATACCGACGAGCTTCTGTGGGAGCATAACCCGAAGCTGGTCGTCGGCCACATGTCGGGCTACGGCCTCACGGGCGACCCCGCCTACGTGAGCCTTCCCGGCTACGACTTTACCGTGAACGCGTTCTCGGGCCTCATGTACCTGAACGGGTACAAGGACGGGGCGCCCTACATGATCCAGAAGTTCGTGACCGACTACTACGCCGGCCTGTTCGCCTACGGCTCGGCGCTCGCGGCCTACGTGGGAGCGTTGCGCACGGGCAGGGGCGAGAGCTTCGATTTGGCCCAGTACGAGGCGGCCGTGCGCTGTCAGGCGGGCCTGTTCTGCAAGTGGTTCGACAAGCAGGTGCAGGAGGAGCGCGGCGCCGGGGCCCCGCGCGACAACATCTCCGCGGGCGCGGGCTACTACGAGTGCGCCGACGGCGAGGGCGTGTACCTGTTCACGGCCGGCCAGTCCACCACGAAGAAGGCTGTCGAGTTCTTCGGGCTGGAGTACGGAAGCGAGCTCTTCCCCGAGGGCATACCGTCGGTGGGCATCGACTCGCCGGGCGCGCCCGTGTTCGACGGTGCCATCGAGCAGTACTGCGCCGAGCACACGGCTGCCGAGTTCGCCGAGGCCATGGCCGGCATCGGTATACCGTGCTCCGTGGTCATGAACTACGAGATGATGGAGAGCCACCCGCACTACCTGGCGCGCGGCACGTGGACCGAGTGGGACACGGTGGACGGTCGCACGGTGAAGGGCGTGGCGTCGGTGCCGCGCTTCAAGAACAACCCGTCGCAGATCTGGCGCGGCTGCCCCTCGCAGGGCATGGACAACGACGACGTGCTGGCGGAAATCGGCTTCGACAAGGGGGAGATTGCGGCGTTCTACGAGAAGGGCATCCTGCGCAAGACCGATTACGTGGGCGGGCTGTGA
- a CDS encoding phytoene desaturase family protein: MKRYDAIVIGAGIGGLAAALLLAESGRSVVLLEKRNQPGGRIGSSRRDGFTVDFGVHLISRGEKGPLVQLLERCGVEHGIEFTKVRPIQTTGGESFKFPHDLKGRVPDADFEAVIKMVADVKGMSDEETHALDGQTLEEFLSTYTTDPFVHACVSQVGFIYCCIPEYRLSAGEFARCLKWEAEARSSGYPTGGCVSIMEAYLAGLGRYGVDVRFGVPVDKVLVEDGRAVGVVAGGEELRADMVVSNAGIKETVRDLVGENAFDAEYVRYVEGLEISFVSIIARFALDTVISPDIKMLSGFSSVPVKEYNDRLMRGEVPEELNSFIVVPSSFDPSVAPAGKQLVMMTTAVPAGIKDEYCPAILDALVALAEEHFPGLQEHALFVERVYPSDAARIMGEDGAGIGIAQQAGQAGVDRPPIKTPLEGLYIVGAEAGGSGVGTELAVNSAIEFFDTYVA; encoded by the coding sequence ATGAAGCGCTATGATGCAATCGTGATAGGGGCGGGCATCGGCGGCCTCGCGGCCGCGCTGCTGCTCGCCGAGAGCGGCAGGAGCGTTGTGCTCTTGGAGAAGCGCAACCAGCCGGGCGGGCGCATAGGCTCGTCGAGGCGCGATGGCTTCACGGTGGATTTCGGCGTCCACCTGATCTCGCGCGGCGAGAAGGGCCCGCTCGTCCAGCTTCTGGAGCGCTGCGGTGTTGAGCACGGCATCGAGTTCACCAAGGTACGTCCCATCCAGACCACGGGCGGGGAGAGCTTCAAGTTCCCGCACGACCTCAAGGGGCGCGTGCCCGACGCCGACTTCGAGGCCGTCATCAAGATGGTCGCCGATGTCAAGGGCATGAGCGACGAGGAGACGCATGCGCTCGACGGGCAGACGCTCGAGGAGTTCCTGAGCACCTATACCACCGACCCGTTCGTGCATGCCTGCGTGAGCCAGGTGGGCTTCATCTACTGCTGCATCCCCGAGTACCGCCTGTCGGCCGGCGAGTTCGCCCGCTGCCTCAAGTGGGAGGCCGAGGCGCGCTCTTCGGGATACCCGACAGGCGGGTGCGTGTCCATCATGGAAGCGTATCTGGCGGGACTCGGGCGCTATGGCGTGGACGTGCGCTTCGGCGTGCCGGTGGACAAGGTGCTGGTGGAGGACGGCCGGGCCGTGGGCGTGGTGGCGGGCGGCGAGGAGCTCCGCGCCGATATGGTCGTGTCGAACGCAGGTATCAAGGAGACGGTGCGCGACCTCGTGGGCGAGAACGCCTTCGACGCCGAGTACGTGCGCTACGTGGAGGGCTTGGAGATATCGTTCGTGTCGATCATCGCGCGCTTCGCGCTCGACACGGTCATCAGCCCCGATATCAAGATGCTCTCGGGCTTCTCGTCGGTGCCCGTGAAGGAGTACAACGACCGTCTGATGAGGGGCGAGGTGCCCGAGGAGCTGAACTCGTTCATCGTGGTTCCCTCGAGCTTCGACCCGTCGGTGGCTCCCGCGGGCAAGCAGCTCGTCATGATGACCACGGCGGTGCCGGCCGGCATCAAAGACGAGTACTGCCCGGCTATCCTCGACGCGCTCGTGGCGTTGGCCGAGGAGCATTTCCCCGGCCTGCAGGAGCATGCGCTGTTCGTGGAGCGGGTGTACCCCTCCGACGCCGCGCGCATCATGGGCGAGGACGGCGCGGGCATCGGCATCGCCCAGCAGGCAGGGCAGGCCGGCGTCGACAGGCCTCCCATCAAGACGCCCCTCGAAGGGCTCTACATCGTGGGTGCCGAGGCGGGCGGCTCGGGGGTGGGCACGGAGCTTGCCGTGAACAGCGCCATCGAGTTCTTCGACACCTACGTGGCGTAA
- a CDS encoding PaaI family thioesterase, whose translation MDQEFFAGLAKNVSDGPTPFVNMAQLQAEAVEERHVRLRLPVAERHLNHVGIAYAGSEFVLAEIAGGTLFMATYGTDEFVPILKGVELRFLKPGTKDLVVDLSLTEEEAEQKIAPVRERGRGDYFLEIPVFDVDGEQVAQMDFNYYALPAKK comes from the coding sequence ATGGACCAGGAGTTTTTCGCGGGTTTGGCCAAGAACGTGAGCGATGGGCCCACCCCCTTCGTCAACATGGCCCAGCTGCAGGCGGAGGCCGTGGAGGAGCGCCACGTGAGGCTGCGCCTCCCCGTGGCCGAACGCCACTTGAACCACGTGGGCATCGCCTACGCCGGCAGCGAGTTCGTGCTGGCCGAGATAGCAGGCGGCACGCTGTTCATGGCCACCTACGGCACCGACGAGTTCGTGCCCATCTTGAAGGGGGTGGAGCTCAGGTTCCTGAAGCCCGGCACGAAGGACCTCGTGGTCGATCTGTCGCTCACCGAGGAGGAGGCCGAGCAGAAGATCGCCCCCGTGCGCGAGCGCGGTCGCGGCGACTACTTCCTGGAGATACCGGTGTTCGACGTGGACGGCGAGCAGGTGGCGCAGATGGACTTCAACTACTACGCGCTTCCCGCCAAGAAATAA
- a CDS encoding AMP-binding protein, with protein MASLVSLLDESARAYPDQVALCFRGREFTYREMRRRVDALAGALAGLGVGKGGFAAVVSANSNVTVEVLFACARLGAVCERYNVRLSPRVIARLLARSEARVAFVSAALRPALAEALGEVGRPLTIVDIDGGEGAAAVGGAGTEHGGVLRYEELLASAGPVPSVCDVDDGDPAMLLYTSGTTGLPRGVLLSHGALTRRVAIDIAGMRFSHDDILLCELPLFHVTFVSTLATLALGARLVIADSHKPADIAADIVRTGATRTALVPCLMRGLADYVAQEGIELATLELIIYGGEPVEPELLEHCRRLLPCGFLQGYGMTETTAAITMLLPEHHEHARLLPTVGKAVPGMEIRIADDEGRACAAGVPGEVLVRTDTLMLGYYRDPVRTAEAVRDGWYRTGDIGVLDAEGFLTLVDRKNNLVISGGENVYPLEVSRCIKALAGVADAVVAGVPDKQWGESLAAFVVRAEGSRISEADIVAHCARELGGYKKPQAVRFVDDLGRSASGKVPRERLEELKRLL; from the coding sequence ATGGCGTCGCTCGTCTCGCTGCTGGACGAATCGGCGCGGGCCTATCCCGATCAGGTGGCCCTGTGCTTCCGCGGCCGGGAGTTCACGTACCGGGAGATGCGCCGGCGCGTCGATGCGCTTGCCGGCGCCCTTGCGGGGCTCGGGGTGGGCAAAGGGGGCTTCGCCGCCGTCGTCTCGGCCAACTCGAACGTGACGGTGGAGGTGCTGTTCGCCTGCGCCCGTTTGGGGGCGGTGTGCGAGCGCTACAACGTGAGGCTCTCGCCGCGGGTCATAGCCCGGCTGCTTGCCCGGTCCGAGGCGCGCGTGGCGTTCGTCTCGGCCGCCCTGCGCCCGGCTTTGGCCGAGGCGCTGGGCGAGGTCGGCCGACCGCTCACGATCGTGGACATCGACGGCGGGGAGGGCGCCGCAGCCGTCGGCGGCGCGGGCACGGAGCACGGCGGCGTGCTGCGCTACGAGGAGCTGCTCGCTTCCGCCGGCCCGGTGCCGAGCGTATGCGACGTGGACGACGGCGATCCGGCCATGCTGCTGTACACGAGCGGCACGACGGGGCTGCCGCGCGGCGTGCTGCTTTCACATGGCGCGCTGACCAGGCGCGTCGCTATCGATATTGCAGGCATGCGCTTCTCGCACGACGATATCCTGCTATGCGAGCTGCCGCTGTTCCACGTCACGTTCGTCTCGACGCTCGCCACGCTGGCGCTGGGTGCGCGCCTGGTGATAGCCGATTCGCACAAGCCGGCCGACATCGCCGCGGACATCGTGCGCACGGGTGCCACGCGCACGGCTCTCGTGCCGTGCCTCATGCGCGGGCTCGCCGACTACGTGGCGCAGGAGGGCATCGAGCTGGCCACGCTCGAGCTCATCATCTACGGTGGCGAGCCGGTGGAGCCGGAGCTCCTGGAGCACTGCCGCCGTCTTCTGCCCTGCGGGTTTCTCCAAGGCTACGGCATGACGGAAACGACGGCGGCCATAACCATGCTGCTTCCCGAGCACCACGAGCATGCGCGGCTTCTGCCCACGGTGGGAAAGGCGGTGCCGGGCATGGAGATACGGATCGCCGACGACGAGGGGCGCGCCTGTGCCGCGGGGGTTCCCGGCGAGGTGCTCGTGCGAACCGACACGCTGATGCTCGGCTATTACCGCGACCCCGTGCGCACGGCCGAGGCGGTGCGGGACGGGTGGTATCGCACGGGCGATATCGGCGTGTTGGACGCGGAGGGCTTCCTCACGTTGGTGGATCGCAAGAACAACCTGGTCATATCGGGGGGCGAGAACGTGTATCCCCTCGAGGTGAGCCGGTGCATCAAGGCGCTTGCCGGGGTGGCCGACGCTGTGGTCGCGGGAGTGCCCGACAAGCAGTGGGGCGAGTCGCTGGCTGCGTTCGTGGTGCGTGCCGAAGGGTCGCGCATCTCGGAGGCCGACATCGTGGCGCACTGCGCGCGCGAGCTGGGCGGCTACAAGAAGCCGCAGGCCGTGCGCTTCGTGGACGATCTCGGGCGCAGTGCCTCGGGCAAGGTGCCGCGCGAGCGGCTGGAGGAGCTCAAGAGGCTGCTGTAA